One genomic segment of Capricornis sumatraensis isolate serow.1 chromosome 6, serow.2, whole genome shotgun sequence includes these proteins:
- the LOC138081226 gene encoding dentin sialophosphoprotein-like, with amino-acid sequence MAREAPEAPAAPRTIASPKTPAATRKRVTPETPAAPSSRVAPKSSTQDRSGTRDTSHTQDKSGTRDTSGTQDKSGTRDTSITHDTTARAATMSSTQDSSSTHDKSGTRDTSGTQDKSGTQDTSGTQDKNGTRDHIRTHDTRSKSSTHSKSGTHDNSDTRDTSGTQDKSDTSGTQDKSGTQDTSGTQDKSGTRDSHRTQDKWDTQDTSGICGTQNTSRTRDTHSKTSTHGKSGT; translated from the exons ATGGCAAGAGAGGCACCCGAGGCACCAGCGGCACCCAGGACAATAGCTTCACCCAAGACTCCAGCCGCAACCAGGAAGAGAGTGACACCTGAGACACCAGCAGCACCCAGCTCAAGAGTGGCACCCAAG AGCAGCACCCAGGACAGGAGCGGCACCAGAGACACCAGCCACACCCAGGACAAGAGTGGCACCCGAGACACCAGTGGCACCCAGGACAAGAGTGGCACCAGAGACACCAGCATCACCCATGACACTACAGCAAGAGCGGCAACCATG AGTAGCACCCAAGACAGCAGCAGCACCCATGACAAGAGTGGCACCAGAGACACAAGTGGCACCCAGGACAAGAGCGGGACCCAAGACACCAGCGGCACCCAGGACAAGAATGGCACCCGAGACCACATCCGTACCCATGACACTCGCAGCAAAAGCAGCACTCATAGCAAGAGTGGCACCCATGACAACAGTGACACCCGAGACACCAGTGGCACCCAGGACAAGAGCG ACACCAGCGGCACCCAGGACAAGAGTGGCACCCAAGACACCAGCGGCACCCAAGACAAGAGTGGCACCCGAGACTCCCACCGCACACAAGACAAGTGGGACACCCAAGACACCAGCGGCATCTGTGGCACCCAAAACACCAGCCGCACCCGTGACACTCACAGCAAGACCAGCACCCATGGCAAGAGTGGCACCTGA